The genomic interval GAAAACAGTACTCCGTCTGGGTGTTTATGGTAATCTGAAGAGGGATCTGAATGCCAACAAAGACTTTTTCCGCGAAACATTTACGCGTGACCTGACCAGTGGATACCTGAAGATCGACAGCGTGTATTCCGAAGACAATGTAAAAGGCAAAATAACCTACCCTGGTACGGTTGGAGCAGGCTTTATTTATGAAGTTTCTCCAACCCCTGAAGATGGTGGATTTCAGTTTGGCGTCGATTATGTAATGACAAAATGGAGTGACTACCGTTTTTACAATACCACCGACCTGGTGCAGGACAGTAAAGAGTTTCGCATCGGGGCACAGATATTACCGCCTATTTACCCCAACCGTTCCTATTGGAAGAATGTTTCTTACCGCGCGGGTATGTTTGTGGGCAATGATAATATCCTGGTTGGGGGCAAGCTTCCCGTATTTGGTATTTCGGGTGGTATCAGTCTGCCGGTACTGGGGCTAAAAGACCCTTCAAGCCGCTATCGCACCCAATTTACTGTGGTCAATCTTTCTTTTGAATACATCAAGCGTGGAAACAATGACAACCTGTTGAAGGAAAACCTGTTCCGCCTTTCTGCCGGTTTCTCCCTGAGTGATAACTGGTTTACCAAAAGAAAATACAACTAATCAAGCATGACCCGGGTCAGCCATCGAATTTGGGCCCTGGGGTTGGCTGTTTTTTTCCTTGTCTCCTGCGAAAATGATGAAAAACAGGTAGCCGATCTCACCGGTCGGGTGGTGATGGTGGAAGAAGGAAAAGACATTACCAGTTACCTCAGCCAGAAAGGCGTGATGAAAGCCAAACTGGTTGCTCCCCTGCTGTATCGCTACCAGGCCGATACCATTTACTCCGAGTTCCCCGACTCCCTGCACGTTGATTTTTACGATGACAGTACACGGATTGAAACCCAGCTAAATGCTCTTTACGGGAAGTATATAGAAACATACAACCGCATTTACCTGCGCGATAGCGTAGTCGTCTTTAATGTGGAAGGTGATACCTTAAGATGCCCCGAAATGTGGTGGGATCAATCCAAAGCGCTGTTTTATAATGATACCACCTGGCGGCTCGACTCCAGAAATGGTACACACCTGAAGGGGACAGGAGGTTTTGAAGCTTCTCAAGACCTGAAACGAATCACATTCAAAAACCCGAGAGGGGTATTTCCGGGGCAATAGTTTATTCACCGCAGAGAACAAGAGTTTGGATGACAGATGACTGATGACGGAAGACTGAGTCAGGGTCCCGAAGCATCGGGAGGAATTCGGGAGTCCCGCCATATTACTTCTGTCATCTGTCAACAGTCATCTGTCATCCAAACTCTTGTTCTCTGCGGTGAAACATGTTATCATAGGGGAGGCCTATAAAACGAGAAACCCGCCGGGGCTCTAATCCGACGGGTCTCAATTTTTTAGGAATCAGTACACATTAACCTAGATGTTTTTCAGGACGGATTTCCTAAACGGTTTTTCACAAGGATAAAGAACTAACGGGACTGTATAGAAACTAAAACTAAAA from Chitinophagales bacterium carries:
- the lptC gene encoding LPS export ABC transporter periplasmic protein LptC, which translates into the protein MTRVSHRIWALGLAVFFLVSCENDEKQVADLTGRVVMVEEGKDITSYLSQKGVMKAKLVAPLLYRYQADTIYSEFPDSLHVDFYDDSTRIETQLNALYGKYIETYNRIYLRDSVVVFNVEGDTLRCPEMWWDQSKALFYNDTTWRLDSRNGTHLKGTGGFEASQDLKRITFKNPRGVFPGQ